The following nucleotide sequence is from Saccharomyces kudriavzevii IFO 1802 strain IFO1802 genome assembly, chromosome: 5.
TCTGTGGTTCTGGTGAAGGATGAACTACGAGTTGTGCTCTGCATTTTAGAAGACGGTACGTTATTCCTGACAGGCTCTTCTTGGACCAGTTTTTGGACTCTTTCTAAATGCATAACACTTTTATGGTACAATTCTCGAATACCATTTTGCAAACTGAGTTCATCCTTCGTGTAAGACTGCGTGCTTGGATAATTATGCTCTATCAACGTCTGCTTAAACAGTACATCGGTAGTTAGGCCCTTCCAGCCTTGTAATGCTTCCTTATATcgttttttctcttctaaATTCAGGTAATATATTGTTTCATTGGCGATCCTGCTGTAGAGTTCGGTAAAGTCCGTTAACGGCTGTTGAGGTCTTTTGCGTATCTTCGTTAATCTTGTTAGAATGTGATGACCTCTTTGTGACTCCATACTGTTACAATGCCTATAGCCTATTCCTGGTAAATCCGGATGAgtaaaaagagaaaattaaACTGGTTTTAGCTAGAGTGAACGTAGAGAAAATATGccagaaaaagaagtatCGCAATTCAACCTAGTACCAAATATTCGGTGAAGAAGTATATCTGACGTGCAGAGGAGCTTCCTGAGAAGTTGTAAAATTGCTTCAGCCTCTTATGACCGTGAAATTTACCATTCttgatttcaattttctccGCGAATCTCGGCTAAAGATGCTTGGGTTGGACTGTGTTTTCAGAACATGTATATGATAAACAATAGATAAATATGCCAAACAAACTCTTAGGACAGGGAACCTGTGCCTACATATTTACAAACGTAGATAAAATATATCAGCTGTTGATTTCCGTTTATATACTTTATTGCATTATACATGAAGAATATACAGTAGCATAATTAATATTTGCTGGGCTCATCTGGTCACGCTCTGTTTCTTGTGCTCCTTCTCTTGCTCGCCGAGAATTAACTCTTCAAACACTCTAGCCTCCTCGGCTTCCTCTGGTGACCTCCTAGCACTGGCAAACTTCTGGGCAATGAATAACATTGCTTTTGCCTTTGCAATACGTTCCTTGGAAGGAATCTTCTTATCATTTAGAATCTTATTGCAAACGTCTTTCAGTTTTCTTTCGAGCTCAAACTTGGACATGGCCCACATGACACCAAGCGCCTTACCAGCCATTGTAGATTCAAACTTGGCACGTTCATATTGGTCTAGCTCATCAGGATTGACCTCGCTCATTTTTTCCATGGCCTTCTGGGCCTCTAGTCCTGTCGATAATAAATTATACGCTGATTTAACGGATCTGGCGTTGTCACGCGTACCtgtgaaaattttggaaaacccATAAGTCCTCTTAGACATGATAAAATTGTTTGCCTTTGTCTTATAAACCCTGGCCAGTAAGTACAACAACTCTAGACCAAAGCTTTCCAGTTTCAAAtcctcaatttcttgatctAACTTCCGCGTGAATTCCTCTAAATTATTGGACTTGACGGCAATTAGATACCTAGAGATTTTCTCGTTCAGTTTCTCCGTCAACTCATCAACTTGTTTCATCATATCTTCtcgtctttttttttccatttccagTAGCTTCTCTCTCTGTTCCTTGGATAGTTTATCTTTCTTTAGAGAATCAGCCTTATTAGCGTCGTGCTTAACCATTCCGCCATCTGCTTTCTCATCAGCCTTGTTAGTGCTAGCGGATGCGGTGctttcctcctcttcctttCCGAACATTTCTGTGGCTTCGTTCAGCTCTTTAAATAGAGAGAATTCTCCAATCCAGTCCTTGAAGCCGTCACCACCAAATATCGCAGTGAAGTATTCGGAAGCATCCTCGAACCCTTGTTGTGGGACAGCATCCTCCTTCCCAAATTCGTCATACTTAGAACGAAGCCCTGGATCACTCAGGACTTGGTATGCTTCACCTACCGCTTGAAACTTTGCCTGAGCGTCAGGATCATCAGGATGCTTATCCGGATGTGTCTCCATGGCCTTCCTACGGTAGGCCTTCTTAATTTCAGTAGAAGTAGC
It contains:
- the CAJ1 gene encoding Caj1p (similar to Saccharomyces cerevisiae CAJ1 (YER048C); ancestral locus Anc_7.217); translation: MVKETEYYDILGIKPDATSTEIKKAYRRKAMETHPDKHPDDPDAQAKFQAVGEAYQVLSDPGLRSKYDEFGKEDAVPQQGFEDASEYFTAIFGGDGFKDWIGEFSLFKELNEATEMFGKEEEESTASASTNKADEKADGGMVKHDANKADSLKKDKLSKEQREKLLEMEKKRREDMMKQVDELTEKLNEKISRYLIAVKSNNLEEFTRKLDQEIEDLKLESFGLELLYLLARVYKTKANNFIMSKRTYGFSKIFTGTRDNARSVKSAYNLLSTGLEAQKAMEKMSEVNPDELDQYERAKFESTMAGKALGVMWAMSKFELERKLKDVCNKILNDKKIPSKERIAKAKAMLFIAQKFASARRSPEEAEEARVFEELILGEQEKEHKKQSVTR